In one Azospirillum sp. TSH100 genomic region, the following are encoded:
- a CDS encoding FHA domain-containing protein, translating into MAMSKRREARFEVVVEQGGKPNIDGVFEDEKSATERANFLLRLAKFPVVRVVKVTGTGREETIFQKTSSGGAKLTTISPIETANLCTDVLQVFSFDSRMTLLRLLRGYWDDQGVIPAEQLHRYYPLRYFEREALLFNPAVSRLATLQAPILGLKPHERYDQISRLFAALKDLAQKSDTLAPFDQALMRGGISGLLLAAVDRPVEERDRIVTHAFGTLLEPHREWGAKLTAVLRLYQEGDGENTRLVDEFTAEIVDGREPIRALIGYSPDLASALLALLAALRGDLDDRLPHTEALLALSNALASDGTGLGFARTRQALLNRIRGGLDGLTPLTRSGAASDARAFSSIVDAMIAFDGYMGGAEMAESLTRRGKTVWATGGTDLSFEETMTRLAGRFNTAAGRLGYLLDLGASPYGHKKISVVIQRVADEFNRVKTAAELAAPGASIQEVREGLGRRLRAAGIPRALADGLIAKIATIPDDQRMSMTGTGVVAGLRLASMPLAQPTDMTVDMRAPPKPAPRLTLSYQGRTLALPDAGDDVVIGRAAECGITLDHASASRRHVLIRLRDGAFTVEDLSRNGTRLVAQDGEQRLLKMGDVAPLSGRGEIVIGSLDLGEHPARIAWTVAAGR; encoded by the coding sequence ATGGCGATGTCCAAACGGCGCGAGGCGCGCTTCGAGGTGGTGGTCGAACAGGGCGGCAAGCCCAACATCGACGGCGTCTTCGAGGACGAGAAGTCGGCAACGGAACGTGCCAACTTCCTGCTGCGGCTTGCCAAGTTTCCGGTGGTGCGCGTGGTGAAGGTGACCGGCACCGGACGGGAAGAGACCATCTTCCAGAAGACATCGTCCGGCGGCGCCAAGCTGACCACCATCTCGCCGATCGAAACCGCCAACCTCTGCACCGACGTGTTGCAGGTCTTTTCCTTCGACAGCCGGATGACCCTGCTGCGACTGCTGCGCGGCTATTGGGACGACCAGGGCGTCATTCCGGCGGAACAGCTTCACCGCTACTATCCGTTGCGCTACTTCGAGCGCGAGGCCCTGCTTTTCAACCCGGCGGTCAGCCGGCTCGCCACCCTCCAGGCGCCGATACTGGGACTGAAGCCGCATGAACGCTACGACCAGATCAGCCGCCTGTTCGCGGCGCTGAAGGATCTCGCCCAGAAATCCGACACACTGGCTCCCTTCGATCAGGCGCTGATGCGCGGCGGGATTTCCGGCCTGCTGCTGGCCGCCGTCGACCGCCCGGTGGAGGAACGCGACCGCATCGTCACCCACGCCTTCGGCACCCTGCTGGAACCGCACCGGGAATGGGGCGCCAAGCTGACCGCCGTCCTGCGACTCTACCAGGAGGGCGACGGCGAGAACACCCGGCTGGTGGACGAATTCACCGCGGAGATCGTCGACGGTCGGGAACCGATCCGCGCCCTGATCGGCTATTCGCCCGATCTCGCCTCGGCCCTGCTGGCCCTGCTGGCGGCGCTGCGCGGCGATCTGGACGACCGGCTGCCCCACACCGAAGCCCTGCTGGCGCTGTCGAACGCCCTGGCCTCCGACGGAACGGGGCTCGGGTTCGCCCGCACGCGTCAGGCCCTGCTGAACCGCATCCGCGGCGGACTGGACGGCCTGACGCCGCTGACCCGCAGCGGGGCGGCCAGCGATGCCCGCGCCTTCTCATCCATCGTCGACGCCATGATCGCCTTCGACGGCTATATGGGCGGCGCGGAGATGGCCGAATCGCTGACCCGCCGCGGCAAGACCGTGTGGGCCACCGGCGGCACCGACCTGTCCTTCGAGGAGACGATGACGCGGCTGGCCGGCCGCTTCAACACGGCGGCGGGGCGACTCGGCTATCTGCTCGACCTCGGCGCCAGCCCCTACGGCCACAAGAAGATCAGCGTCGTCATCCAGCGCGTCGCCGACGAGTTCAACCGGGTGAAGACCGCAGCGGAGCTGGCCGCCCCCGGCGCCTCGATCCAGGAGGTGCGCGAAGGGTTGGGCCGCCGCCTGCGCGCCGCCGGCATTCCGCGGGCGCTGGCCGATGGGCTGATCGCCAAGATCGCCACCATTCCCGACGACCAGCGCATGTCGATGACGGGCACCGGCGTGGTGGCCGGACTGCGCCTTGCCTCGATGCCACTCGCCCAGCCGACGGACATGACGGTCGACATGCGGGCGCCGCCGAAGCCGGCCCCCCGCCTGACGCTCAGCTACCAGGGCCGGACGCTGGCGCTGCCCGACGCGGGCGACGATGTGGTGATCGGCCGCGCGGCGGAGTGCGGCATCACGCTGGACCATGCCTCCGCCTCGCGCCGGCATGTGCTGATCCGGCTGCGCGACGGCGCCTTCACGGTGGAGGATCTGAGCCGCAACGGCACCCGGCTGGTGGCGCAGGACGGCGAACAGCGCCTGCTGAAGATGGGCGACGTGGCGCCGCTGTCCGGCCGGGGGGAGATCGTCATCGGTTCCCTCGACCTTGGCGAACATCCGGCGCGCATCGCCTGGACCGTGGCGGCGGGGCGCTGA
- a CDS encoding amino acid ABC transporter permease — protein MIKHSQADQAPIPTGPVPPAHWAASYEEEPSQASTPPQANGMTALKPFGWAPISWTRNNLFNTPLNTALSLACLALLWLVVPPMANWLLLNASWSGSSEACREAAGACWSVIVVKHRLIFFGTYPYDEQWRPFLACALFVAMLGASGVRAFWRPWLAGAWALTLVGMGVLMWGGVAGLSYVPNDRWGGLPITLMLSVFSIALAFPLSILLALGRQSSLPAIRTFCVGFIELMRGVPLVSVLFMASVMFPLFLPEGVTVDKLLRALAGMTLFTAAYLAEAVRGGLQAIPKGQYEAADALGLSYWQKTMLIVLPQALRIVIPPIVNQFISAFKDTSLVTIVGLYDLLTAATVATTDPEWRPYFAEVYVFAGLMFWIFCFSMSRYSQWLERLANRYTRR, from the coding sequence ATGATCAAGCACTCCCAGGCCGATCAGGCCCCCATTCCCACCGGTCCCGTTCCCCCCGCCCATTGGGCCGCCTCCTACGAGGAGGAGCCGAGCCAGGCCTCCACTCCGCCGCAGGCCAACGGCATGACGGCGCTGAAGCCCTTCGGCTGGGCGCCCATCAGCTGGACACGCAACAATCTGTTCAACACGCCGCTGAACACGGCGCTGAGCCTCGCCTGCCTCGCCCTCCTGTGGCTGGTGGTGCCGCCGATGGCGAACTGGCTGCTGCTGAACGCCAGCTGGTCCGGCTCGTCGGAGGCCTGCCGCGAGGCGGCCGGCGCCTGCTGGTCGGTGATCGTGGTCAAGCACCGGCTGATCTTCTTCGGGACCTATCCCTATGACGAGCAGTGGCGCCCCTTCCTGGCCTGCGCCCTGTTCGTGGCGATGCTGGGGGCCAGCGGCGTGCGCGCCTTCTGGCGGCCCTGGCTGGCCGGAGCCTGGGCATTGACCCTGGTGGGCATGGGCGTGCTGATGTGGGGTGGCGTCGCCGGCCTCAGCTATGTGCCGAACGACCGCTGGGGCGGGCTGCCGATCACGCTGATGCTGTCGGTCTTCTCCATCGCGCTGGCCTTCCCGCTGTCGATCCTGCTGGCGTTGGGCCGCCAGTCCTCGCTGCCCGCCATCCGCACCTTCTGCGTCGGCTTCATCGAGCTGATGCGCGGCGTGCCGCTGGTCAGCGTGCTGTTCATGGCCTCGGTGATGTTCCCGCTGTTCCTGCCGGAAGGCGTCACGGTGGACAAGCTGCTGCGCGCGCTGGCCGGCATGACCCTGTTCACCGCCGCCTATCTGGCCGAAGCCGTGCGCGGCGGCTTGCAGGCGATCCCGAAGGGCCAGTACGAGGCCGCCGACGCGCTCGGCCTGTCCTACTGGCAGAAGACGATGCTGATCGTCCTGCCGCAGGCGTTGCGCATCGTCATCCCGCCGATCGTCAACCAGTTCATCAGCGCCTTCAAGGACACCTCGCTGGTCACCATCGTCGGCCTGTACGACCTGCTGACCGCCGCCACCGTGGCGACGACCGACCCCGAATGGCGCCCCTATTTCGCCGAGGTCTATGTCTTCGCCGGGCTGATGTTCTGGATCTTCTGCTTCAGCATGTCGCGCTACAGCCAGTG
- a CDS encoding sensor histidine kinase — protein sequence MPRFGMALLTVVVALLLRLAADGALPTGFPYLTFFPAVILTTFIAGLWPAVVTAVLSGLAAWYFFIPPYDTLTLNSSVGVALAFYAVIVTVDIALIHGMQVTMARLQEERGRTASLLEAQTTMFHELQHRVANNMQFVSALLDLQRRTVGHTPEGALAALEEAGRRLDTMARVHRRLHDPRSGDDFGSHLDGLCRDMLAAAGIPGVDCRVTVRAAPQSPERLLTLAMLIVEALTNSLKHAFAGRDGGTVTIDLREDPDQPGQLHLLVMDDGVGLPDGFDAQRLPSLGWKIIQSLASQLSGQLTHGPADAADGSVNGTGTRIDLRFPA from the coding sequence ATGCCGCGCTTCGGCATGGCCCTGCTGACGGTCGTCGTGGCGCTTCTGCTGCGTCTGGCCGCCGACGGCGCCCTGCCCACCGGCTTTCCCTATCTGACCTTCTTTCCGGCGGTGATCCTGACCACTTTCATCGCCGGCCTGTGGCCGGCGGTGGTCACGGCGGTGCTGTCCGGGCTGGCGGCCTGGTACTTCTTCATTCCGCCCTATGACACCCTGACGCTGAACTCGTCCGTCGGGGTGGCGCTGGCCTTCTATGCAGTGATCGTTACGGTGGACATCGCGCTGATCCATGGCATGCAGGTGACGATGGCCCGCCTGCAGGAGGAGCGCGGCCGCACCGCCTCTCTGCTGGAGGCGCAGACCACCATGTTCCATGAATTGCAGCACCGCGTCGCCAACAACATGCAGTTCGTCTCGGCGCTGCTGGATTTGCAGCGGCGGACGGTCGGGCACACGCCGGAAGGGGCGCTGGCGGCGCTGGAGGAGGCGGGGCGGCGGCTCGACACCATGGCGCGGGTGCACCGCCGCCTGCACGACCCACGCTCCGGCGACGATTTCGGCAGCCACCTCGACGGGCTGTGCCGGGACATGCTGGCGGCGGCCGGCATCCCCGGCGTCGACTGCCGGGTGACGGTTCGCGCCGCTCCGCAGTCGCCCGAACGGCTGCTGACGCTGGCCATGCTGATCGTGGAGGCGCTGACCAACAGCCTGAAGCACGCCTTCGCCGGTCGCGACGGCGGCACCGTCACCATCGACCTGCGCGAGGATCCGGACCAGCCCGGCCAGCTGCATCTGCTGGTGATGGACGATGGGGTCGGCCTGCCCGACGGCTTCGACGCGCAGCGGCTGCCGAGCCTGGGCTGGAAGATCATCCAAAGCCTGGCCAGCCAGCTGTCCGGTCAGCTGACCCATGGTCCGGCAGATGCCGCCGATGGCTCGGTCAATGGCACCGGCACGCGGATCGACCTGCGCTTTCCGGCCTGA
- a CDS encoding amino acid ABC transporter permease translates to MTNPVQALNSARVRGWLYQALFLACTLAVAWYLVSNTLTNLATRGVATGFGFLHREAGFEIGESLLSYTASDTYLKALAVGLLNTLAVSAAGVVLASVLGVLIGIARLSSNWMVNRFATLYVETVRNVPLLLQLVVWYTIMNRLPSPREALEILPGIFLSNRGMKFPVLVEHAGHGWVLLALVAGIAAAFAVVRHGRRRREATGKPFPTLPAAIAAVLLPPAVAFIATGAPLAFDVPALAGFNFEGGGSVTPEFTALLIGLSVYTAGFIAEIVRSGILAVPHGQTEAGLALGLSPGKILRLIILPQALRVIVPPLTSQYLNLTKNSSLAVAIGYPDLVSVSNTSANQTGQVVEAVAMMMLVYLIISLAISGFMNWYNRRVALVTR, encoded by the coding sequence ATGACAAACCCGGTCCAGGCGCTGAACTCCGCGCGCGTGCGGGGGTGGCTGTATCAGGCGCTGTTCCTGGCCTGCACCCTCGCCGTCGCCTGGTATCTCGTCTCCAACACGCTGACCAATCTCGCCACCCGCGGCGTCGCCACCGGCTTCGGCTTCCTGCACCGCGAGGCCGGCTTCGAGATCGGCGAGAGCCTGCTGTCCTACACCGCGTCGGACACCTATCTGAAGGCGCTGGCCGTCGGCCTGCTGAACACGCTGGCGGTGTCGGCCGCCGGTGTCGTGCTGGCGAGCGTGCTGGGCGTGCTGATCGGCATCGCGCGGCTGTCGTCCAACTGGATGGTGAACCGCTTCGCCACCCTGTATGTCGAGACGGTGCGCAACGTCCCGCTGCTGCTGCAGCTGGTGGTCTGGTACACCATCATGAACCGGCTCCCCAGCCCGCGCGAGGCGCTGGAGATCCTGCCGGGCATCTTCCTCAGCAACCGTGGCATGAAGTTCCCGGTTCTGGTGGAGCATGCCGGCCATGGCTGGGTCCTGCTGGCGCTGGTCGCCGGTATCGCTGCCGCCTTCGCCGTCGTCCGCCATGGCCGCCGCCGGCGCGAGGCCACCGGCAAGCCCTTCCCCACCCTGCCGGCCGCCATCGCCGCGGTGCTGCTGCCGCCGGCCGTCGCCTTCATCGCCACCGGCGCGCCGCTGGCCTTCGACGTGCCAGCATTGGCCGGCTTCAATTTCGAGGGCGGCGGGTCGGTCACTCCGGAATTCACCGCCCTGCTGATCGGCCTGTCGGTCTACACCGCCGGCTTCATCGCCGAGATCGTGCGCTCCGGCATCCTCGCCGTGCCGCACGGCCAGACGGAGGCCGGGCTGGCGCTGGGCCTGTCGCCGGGCAAGATCCTGCGCCTCATCATCCTGCCGCAGGCGCTGCGCGTCATCGTGCCGCCGCTGACCAGCCAGTATCTGAACCTGACCAAGAACAGCTCGCTGGCCGTCGCCATCGGCTATCCGGATCTGGTCAGCGTCTCCAACACGTCTGCCAACCAGACCGGTCAGGTCGTGGAGGCGGTGGCGATGATGATGCTCGTCTACCTCATCATCAGCCTCGCGATCTCCGGCTTCATGAACTGGTACAACCGCCGTGTGGCGCTGGTGACCCGATGA
- a CDS encoding amino acid ABC transporter substrate-binding protein — protein sequence MKSHLSALAIAATLSVSALALSGTAQAGATFDGVKQKGYVQCGVNLGLYGFSSPDDKGKWSGLDVDMCRAVAAAMFGDAEKVKYTPLSAQQRLPALQSGEIDILARNTTRTLTRDTANGLNFAPTNYYDGQGFMVSAKLGLKSAKQLNGATVCVLPGTTTEQNVSDYFRANKMTFKPVVIEKNEELNKAFFAGRCDALTSDASQLAAIRAAEVQNPNDYVILPELISKEPLSPAVRQGDEEWTNLVTWVFYAMVQAEEKGLTSETVDGAMTSADPDVKRLLGVTAGNGKALGVEENWAFNIIKQVGNYAQSYERNVGAGSKLKMPRGQNALYTEGGLMYAPPMK from the coding sequence GTGAAGTCCCATCTGAGCGCGCTCGCCATCGCGGCCACCCTGTCCGTCTCCGCTCTCGCCCTGTCCGGCACGGCCCAGGCCGGCGCCACCTTCGACGGCGTGAAGCAGAAGGGCTATGTCCAGTGCGGCGTCAATCTGGGCCTGTACGGCTTCTCCTCGCCCGACGACAAGGGCAAGTGGTCGGGCCTGGACGTCGACATGTGCCGCGCCGTCGCCGCCGCCATGTTCGGCGATGCGGAAAAGGTGAAGTACACCCCGCTGTCGGCGCAGCAGCGCCTGCCGGCCCTCCAGTCCGGCGAGATCGACATCCTCGCCCGCAACACCACCCGCACCCTGACCCGCGACACCGCCAACGGCCTGAACTTCGCGCCGACCAACTATTATGACGGCCAGGGCTTCATGGTGTCGGCCAAGCTGGGGCTGAAGAGCGCCAAGCAGCTGAACGGCGCCACCGTCTGCGTCCTGCCGGGCACCACCACCGAACAGAACGTGTCGGATTACTTCCGCGCCAACAAGATGACCTTCAAGCCGGTCGTCATCGAGAAAAACGAGGAGCTGAACAAGGCCTTCTTCGCCGGCCGCTGCGACGCCCTGACCTCCGACGCCTCCCAGCTGGCCGCGATCCGCGCCGCCGAGGTGCAGAACCCCAACGACTACGTCATCCTGCCCGAGCTGATCTCCAAGGAGCCGCTGTCCCCGGCCGTCCGCCAGGGCGACGAGGAATGGACCAATCTGGTCACCTGGGTCTTCTACGCCATGGTCCAGGCCGAGGAGAAGGGCCTGACGTCGGAGACCGTCGACGGCGCCATGACCTCCGCCGACCCCGACGTGAAGCGCCTGCTGGGCGTCACCGCCGGCAACGGCAAGGCGCTGGGCGTCGAGGAGAACTGGGCCTTCAACATCATCAAGCAGGTCGGCAATTACGCCCAGAGCTATGAGCGCAATGTCGGCGCCGGCTCCAAGCTGAAGATGCCGCGCGGCCAGAACGCCCTCTACACCGAAGGCGGCCTGATGTACGCCCCGCCGATGAAGTAA
- a CDS encoding endonuclease/exonuclease/phosphatase family protein codes for MADTLFRIATFNLENLDDDADEPPFEARIATLRPQLERLEADILCLQEVDAQHPVKSEPRVLRALTRLLEGTRYAGYHVTAGDAPSPADRHNPVIVSRWPIRAARLLRHHLVPPARVRLATADPAPEGETEVGWDRPVLHAEIGMPDGRTLHVFNLHLRAPIAAPVPGQKAGAQTWKTASGWAEGFYLASIKRAGQALETRMAVDRLFDADPDALIVVAGDCNADLEQTAVRIIRAAPDFTGNADLANRVLEPLEQAIPEERRYTVLHGGTPVLLDHLMASPRLTGRLRDVAIHNEALTDEVDHADEPSPVSYHAPVVAGFAL; via the coding sequence ATGGCCGACACGCTGTTCCGGATCGCCACCTTCAACCTGGAAAACCTGGACGACGATGCCGACGAGCCGCCCTTCGAGGCGCGGATCGCCACGCTGCGCCCACAGCTGGAGCGGCTGGAGGCCGACATCCTCTGCCTTCAGGAGGTCGATGCCCAGCATCCGGTGAAGAGCGAGCCGCGTGTCCTGCGCGCGCTGACCCGCCTGCTGGAGGGGACCCGCTATGCCGGCTATCACGTCACCGCCGGCGACGCCCCATCGCCGGCCGACCGCCACAACCCGGTGATCGTCAGCCGCTGGCCGATCCGGGCGGCGCGGCTGCTGCGCCACCATCTGGTGCCGCCGGCCCGCGTCCGCCTCGCCACCGCCGATCCGGCGCCCGAAGGGGAGACGGAGGTCGGCTGGGACCGGCCGGTCCTGCATGCCGAAATCGGGATGCCGGACGGCCGCACCCTGCATGTGTTCAATCTGCATCTGCGCGCGCCCATCGCCGCTCCGGTGCCGGGACAGAAGGCCGGCGCCCAGACCTGGAAGACGGCATCCGGCTGGGCGGAAGGCTTCTATCTCGCCTCGATCAAGCGGGCGGGGCAGGCGTTGGAGACCCGAATGGCGGTGGACCGGCTGTTCGACGCCGATCCCGATGCGCTGATCGTGGTGGCCGGCGACTGCAACGCCGATCTGGAGCAGACCGCCGTCCGCATCATCCGCGCCGCCCCCGACTTCACCGGCAACGCCGATCTTGCGAACCGCGTGCTGGAGCCGCTGGAACAGGCGATCCCGGAGGAGCGGCGCTACACCGTGCTGCATGGCGGCACGCCGGTGCTGCTCGACCATCTGATGGCGTCGCCCCGTCTGACCGGGCGGCTGCGCGACGTGGCGATCCACAACGAGGCGCTGACCGACGAGGTCGATCACGCCGACGAACCGTCGCCGGTCAGCTACCATGCGCCGGTGGTGGCGGGTTTCGCGCTGTAG
- a CDS encoding D-alanyl-D-alanine carboxypeptidase/D-alanyl-D-alanine-endopeptidase: MTAKFHSASPADNRLPLGRRPFLGLLGSLVLPAAGLAMPAMAEATSGLENSAIGYILFDPASGRALEAQAADSSFIPASVAKLPTVAAALALLGPDHRFTTRLLATGAMAGGTLRGDLILQGGGDPALATEGLLELLGRLAAAGLRRVEGRFLYDTALLPELAEIDAGQPWAAPYNTGVGALSLNYNRALLSWRRGAAGPEVLTVADAGRQPLDSVEARPMAGGGGFPLLPDGVDRWLMAPPAAGEGGSAWVPVARPGLAAATLFRRLAADAGIALPVPQAGSAPAGVVALAALDSLPLAELARGLLRHSNNLSAEVIGLAASRRLDPAVATLDRSATLVQGWLTRQGAGQGTGWNGLRLANHSGLGTGSRATPRQMAALLRAGGPTLWDLLPGEEDGKALPPGIHAKSGTLAYVKGLAGLLTTAGGRRLGFVLFIADPARRAALDAALDRRVTATPAEARAWAAAARKSQDEILGRWIAGY; the protein is encoded by the coding sequence TTGACCGCAAAATTTCATTCCGCTAGCCCTGCCGATAACCGACTGCCGCTGGGCCGCCGGCCGTTCCTCGGTCTGCTGGGGTCGCTGGTCCTGCCGGCGGCGGGACTGGCGATGCCGGCCATGGCGGAAGCAACCAGTGGTTTAGAAAATTCCGCGATCGGCTACATTCTGTTCGATCCGGCCAGCGGCCGCGCGCTGGAAGCGCAGGCGGCGGACAGCTCCTTCATCCCGGCGTCGGTGGCGAAGCTGCCGACGGTGGCGGCGGCGCTGGCCCTGCTGGGCCCGGACCATCGCTTCACCACGCGGCTGCTGGCAACGGGGGCCATGGCGGGCGGGACCTTGCGCGGCGATCTGATCCTGCAGGGCGGCGGCGACCCGGCGCTGGCGACCGAAGGGTTGCTGGAGTTGCTGGGCCGACTGGCCGCCGCAGGCCTGCGGCGGGTCGAGGGGCGGTTCCTGTACGACACGGCGCTGCTGCCGGAGCTGGCGGAGATCGACGCCGGCCAGCCCTGGGCCGCGCCCTACAACACCGGGGTCGGGGCGTTGTCGCTGAACTACAACCGCGCCCTGCTGAGCTGGCGGCGCGGCGCCGCCGGGCCCGAGGTGCTGACGGTCGCCGATGCCGGGCGGCAGCCGCTGGACAGCGTCGAGGCACGGCCGATGGCTGGAGGCGGCGGTTTTCCGCTGCTGCCCGACGGGGTCGACCGCTGGCTGATGGCGCCTCCGGCCGCGGGGGAGGGGGGAAGCGCCTGGGTGCCGGTGGCGCGGCCGGGGCTTGCCGCCGCCACGCTGTTCCGCCGGCTGGCCGCCGATGCCGGCATCGCACTGCCGGTTCCCCAAGCCGGGAGCGCGCCGGCCGGGGTGGTGGCGCTGGCGGCGCTGGACAGCCTGCCGCTGGCCGAACTGGCGCGCGGACTGCTGCGCCACTCCAACAACCTGTCGGCGGAGGTGATCGGGCTGGCGGCCTCAAGGCGGCTGGACCCGGCGGTGGCGACGCTGGACCGCTCGGCGACGCTGGTGCAGGGCTGGCTGACCCGGCAGGGGGCGGGGCAGGGGACAGGATGGAACGGGCTTCGGCTTGCCAACCATTCGGGGTTGGGCACCGGATCGCGCGCCACGCCGCGGCAGATGGCGGCGCTGCTGCGGGCCGGCGGGCCGACTTTGTGGGATCTGCTGCCGGGGGAGGAGGACGGCAAGGCGCTGCCCCCCGGCATCCATGCCAAATCGGGCACGCTGGCCTATGTGAAGGGGCTGGCCGGACTGCTGACGACGGCGGGCGGCCGGCGGCTGGGCTTCGTCCTGTTCATCGCCGATCCGGCGCGGCGGGCGGCGCTGGACGCGGCGCTCGACCGCCGGGTGACCGCCACGCCGGCGGAAGCGCGCGCCTGGGCCGCCGCCGCCCGGAAATCGCAGGACGAGATCCTGGGACGCTGGATTGCGGGCTATTGA
- a CDS encoding MFS transporter, with protein sequence MASAGHHGDLRAETQLTSAHPGLVLLALAMGGFAIGTTEFATMSLLPYFARGLGIDEPTAGHVISAYALGVVVGAPVIAVLAARVARRTLLIGLMAIFAAANVASAFSPSYGWMLAFRFMSGLPHGAYFGVAALVAASLVPPQRRAQAVARTMLGLTVATIIGVPMANWIGQALGWRWGFGVVGLLALLTVLLVSIFAPKDRPHPDASPLRELGALKRRQVWLTLGIGAIGFGGMFAVYTYVASTLMEVTQVSPAMVPVVLAVFGSGMTVGTLVSAWAADRALMPTVAIVLLWSAGSLALYPFAAGNIWLVSVVVFMIGCGGGLGTPLQARLMDVAEDAQTLAAALNHSAFNAANALGPWLGGMAIAAGWGWTSTGWVGAALALCGLVVWAVALLDDRATAGRTSQSSRLAEAACAGD encoded by the coding sequence ATGGCGTCTGCCGGCCATCACGGCGACTTGCGTGCGGAGACGCAGCTGACCTCGGCCCATCCCGGGCTGGTGCTGCTGGCGCTCGCCATGGGTGGATTCGCCATCGGGACGACCGAATTCGCGACGATGAGCCTGCTGCCCTATTTCGCCCGCGGCCTGGGCATCGACGAGCCGACCGCCGGCCATGTCATCAGCGCCTATGCGCTGGGCGTGGTGGTGGGGGCGCCGGTGATCGCGGTGCTGGCGGCGCGGGTGGCGCGGCGGACCCTGCTGATCGGGCTGATGGCGATCTTCGCCGCCGCCAACGTGGCGAGCGCCTTTTCGCCCTCCTATGGCTGGATGCTGGCCTTCCGCTTCATGAGCGGGCTGCCGCACGGCGCCTATTTCGGCGTGGCGGCCCTGGTCGCCGCCTCGCTGGTGCCGCCGCAGCGCCGGGCCCAGGCGGTGGCGCGGACCATGCTGGGGCTGACGGTGGCGACCATCATCGGCGTGCCGATGGCCAACTGGATCGGGCAGGCGCTGGGCTGGCGCTGGGGCTTCGGTGTCGTCGGGCTGCTGGCGCTGCTGACCGTGCTGCTGGTCTCGATCTTCGCCCCGAAGGACCGGCCGCATCCCGATGCCAGCCCGCTGCGCGAGCTGGGCGCCCTGAAGCGGCGGCAGGTCTGGCTGACGCTGGGCATCGGCGCCATCGGCTTCGGCGGCATGTTCGCGGTCTACACCTATGTCGCCTCCACCCTGATGGAGGTGACGCAGGTGTCGCCCGCGATGGTGCCGGTCGTGCTGGCGGTGTTCGGGTCGGGCATGACCGTCGGCACCCTGGTCAGCGCCTGGGCCGCCGACCGCGCCCTGATGCCGACCGTCGCCATCGTCCTGCTGTGGAGCGCCGGGTCGCTGGCGCTCTATCCCTTCGCCGCCGGAAATATCTGGCTGGTGTCGGTGGTCGTCTTCATGATCGGCTGCGGTGGCGGGCTCGGCACGCCGTTGCAGGCCCGGCTGATGGATGTGGCGGAGGATGCGCAGACGCTGGCCGCCGCCCTGAACCACAGTGCCTTCAACGCCGCCAACGCCCTCGGCCCCTGGCTGGGCGGCATGGCGATCGCCGCCGGCTGGGGCTGGACCTCCACCGGCTGGGTCGGCGCCGCGCTGGCGCTCTGCGGTCTGGTGGTGTGGGCGGTGGCGCTGCTGGACGACCGGGCGACCGCCGGCCGGACCTCCCAATCGTCCCGGCTGGCCGAGGCCGCCTGCGCCGGGGATTGA
- a CDS encoding chemotaxis protein, producing MMTDRSATSPARNVLRRRLERQDVAANRYHDRRLGAEVVNIVVGGCVVTDDPNVVITTTLGSCVAACLYDPVAEIGGMNHFLLPDAGTDTLSLSSRYGATAMEQLINRLLAVTGRRDRLRAKLFGGANVNLNTLRTANIGQRNVEFVMDYLATEGIPTVSWDVGGASPRTVRFFPTTGRSQRRLIGDESLHDIARNESSYMEHLGRTRIEGDVELF from the coding sequence ATGATGACAGACCGTTCCGCCACCTCCCCCGCGCGCAATGTCCTGCGCCGACGGCTGGAACGTCAGGACGTCGCCGCCAATCGCTACCACGATCGGCGGCTGGGGGCGGAGGTGGTCAACATCGTCGTCGGAGGCTGCGTCGTCACCGACGACCCGAACGTCGTCATCACCACCACGCTGGGATCCTGCGTCGCCGCCTGCCTGTATGATCCGGTGGCGGAGATCGGCGGGATGAATCACTTCCTGCTGCCCGATGCCGGAACCGACACGTTGTCGCTGTCGTCGCGTTATGGCGCCACGGCGATGGAGCAGCTGATCAACCGGCTGCTCGCCGTCACCGGCCGGCGCGACCGGCTGCGCGCCAAGCTGTTCGGCGGCGCCAACGTCAACCTGAACACCCTGCGCACCGCCAACATCGGCCAGCGCAACGTCGAATTCGTCATGGACTATCTGGCGACGGAGGGCATTCCCACCGTCAGCTGGGACGTCGGCGGCGCCAGCCCGCGCACGGTGCGCTTCTTCCCCACCACCGGCCGCAGCCAGCGCCGGCTGATCGGTGACGAGTCGCTGCACGACATCGCCCGCAACGAGTCGTCCTATATGGAGCATCTGGGCCGGACGCGGATCGAAGGCGACGTCGAGCTGTTCTGA